One region of Brassica napus cultivar Da-Ae chromosome A10, Da-Ae, whole genome shotgun sequence genomic DNA includes:
- the BNAA10G28150D gene encoding protein TRACHEARY ELEMENT DIFFERENTIATION-RELATED 6: MASLDAINRGTPTPDHDTTVVVVVFVSLGCVMFLAFLAFVICFMIKKKCKKNSNKSEIVRVDEHYKMNEAIVEGPHGPEAVVLSVEDDVHIEDLVKKGEKKVGKDGVVGSSRS, encoded by the coding sequence ATGGCCTCCTTGGACGCTATTAACCGCGGGACACCAACTCCAGACCATGACACGACTGTCGTAGTCGTTGTCTTTGTCTCTCTAGGTTGCGTTATGTTCTTGGCGTTTCTAGCGTTTGTCATTTGtttcatgatcaagaagaaaTGCAAGAAGAACAGTAATAAAAGTGAGATAGTTCGTGTAGATGAGCACTATAAGATGAACGAAGCTATAGTCGAGGGACCTCATGGACCAGAGGCAGTGGTGCTATCTGTTGAGGATGATGTTCATATAGAAGATTTGGTCAAAAAAGGGGAGAAAAAAGTGGGAAAAGACGGTGTAGTTGGATCTTCCCGTTCTTAA
- the LOC106412885 gene encoding pentatricopeptide repeat-containing protein At1g26900, mitochondrial-like yields MALAITFGIFTLRRMSLYTTTTTSIESPRFQKLIEDLRCCRDVAQVCRIHGYMVKTGIDKDDFTVSKLIASSLQDIRYASSIFENVSNTNLFMFNTMLRGYSISDEPERAFPVFNQLRAQAFSLDRFSFIATLKSCARGLCSRIGEGVHGIVLRSGFMPFTDLRNALLHFYCVSGRINDARKLFDEMPQRVDAVSFSTLMNGYLQVSKPSLALYLFRDMRKSEIVVSVSTLLSFLSATGDLGDLLGAESAYGLSIKTGLDLKLHLITALIGIYAKIGDMSSARRIFDCAARKDVVIWNCMIDQYAKMGLLEDCLWLLRQMKYEQMKPNSSTFVGLLSSCASYEASSIGQSVADLVEEEKIALDAVLGTALVDMYAKLGMLDKAVEIFNRMKNKDVKSWTAMISAYGAHGLAREAINLFYKMEVENNNVKPNDITFLVVLNACSHGGLVKEGIICFKRMIEVYRFIPEVEHYGCVVDLLGRAGQLEEAYELMQNLPITSDSTAWRALLAACRVYGNTDLGERVRIKLVEMGERNFADAILLAGAHAVAGNPQGRQDLLDNELYKEKKEAGYSAIEIE; encoded by the coding sequence ATGGCATTGGCGATAACGTTTGGCATATTCACGTTGCGTCGTATGAGTCtatacacaacaacaacaacaagcatTGAATCTCCACGGTTCCAGAAACTTATCGAAGATCTAAGATGTTGCAGAGACGTTGCCCAAGTTTGTCGAATCCATGGCTACATGGTGAAAACAGGGATCGACAAGGACGATTTCACAGTGAGCAAGCTCATTGCTTCCTCTCTTCAAGATATCCGATACGCCTCCTCGATCTTCGAGAATGTCTCCAACACTAATCTCTTCATGTTCAACACAATGCTCAGAGGTTATTCTATCAGCGACGAGCCAGAGCGAGCCTTTCCGGTCTTTAACCAATTGAGAGCTCAAGCTTTCAGCTTGGATCGCTTCTCTTTCATCGCAACTCTAAAATCATGCGCTCGTGGATTGTGTAGTAGAATCGGTGAGGGTGTGCATGGGATCGTATTGAGATCTGGGTTCATGCCGTTTACCGATTTGAGAAACGCTCTTCTTCATTTTTACTGTGTCTCTGGGAGGATCAATGATGCTCGGAAACTGTTTGACGAAATGCCGCAGAGGGTCGATGCTGTTTCGTTTAGTACTTTGATGAACGGGTATCTTCAGGTTTCTAAACCTTCGTTGGCTCTGTATTTGTTCAGGGATATGCGGAAAAGTGAGATCGTTGTTAGTGTTAGTACGCTGCTTAGCTTTCTTTCGGCTACTGGTGATCTTGGAGACTTGTTAGGAGCTGAATCTGCTTATGGGTTGTCTATCAAGACTGGCCTTGATCTTAAGTTGCATTTAATCACTGCTTTGATAGGTATTTACGCCAAAATTGGGGACATGAGTTCAGCGCGCAGGATCTTTGATTGTGCTGCAAGGAAGGACGTTGTTATCTGGAATTGTATGATTGACCAGTATGCCAAAATGGGTCTACTGGAAGATTGTTTATGGCTACTGAGGCAGATGAAGTATGAACAAATGAAACCAAATTCATCTACATTTGTTGGGCTGTTGTCTTCCTGTGCGAGCTACGAAGCATCATCCATAGGACAGAGCGTTGCAGACTTGGTGGAAGAGGAAAAAATAGCTTTGGATGCAGTACTGGGAACCGCACTTGTTGATATGTATGCAAAACTAGGGATGCTTGACAAAGctgttgaaatttttaatagGATGAAGAACAAGGATGTCAAGTCCTGGACCGCAATGATCTCAGCTTATGGAGCGCATGGGCTAGCAAGAGAAGCAATAAATCTTTTCTATAAGATGGAGGTCGAGAACAACAATGTGAAGCCCAATGACATTACTTTCTTGGTTGTGTTGAATGCTTGTAGCCATGGAGGTCTGGTAAAGGAAGGAATCATATGCTTTAAGAGGATGATTGAGGTATACCGCTTCATACCTGAAGTTGAGCATTATGGCTGTGTGGTTGATCTTTTAGGCCGAGCAGGGCAGTTAGAGGAAGCATATGAATTGATGCAGAATTTACCTATCACAAGCGACTCAACAGCTTGGCGTGCTTTGCTAGCTGCTTGTAGAGTCTATGGGAATACAGATTTAGGGGAACGTGTGAGAATTAAATTGGTTGAAATGGGTGAGAGAAATTTTGCTGATGCAATTCTTTTGGCTGGAGCACATGCTGTTGCAGGGAATCCGCAAGGTCGACAAGATTTATTAGATAATGAATTGtataaagagaaaaaagaagcTGGATATAGTGCCATCGAAATAGAATAG